From the Juglans microcarpa x Juglans regia isolate MS1-56 chromosome 7D, Jm3101_v1.0, whole genome shotgun sequence genome, the window TgtaaatatgatatattgatatccaaaatcataaaaacGAAAAAAAGTTGTTAATGCGGGGGATTAAGTGTAATTAGTTTCTTTTATATTTGTCATATGTCTAATCAACTAATAGTGACACAACGAGGTAACGCCACTGTACCGAATTAAATCTTCTTGATATTTAACATCACATTTTTCGCATTAAGCTAGTTAGGCATGTTTGCTTCATAATTAAAATTGattgttcatatatttaaaagggACAATCCATAGTCCTTGGTTAGTACATttagagtgcgtttggatgttaaagtgagttaagttgagttgataaaatattattagaatattatttattattattattattgtcttgagatttaaaaaagttaaattgtttattatattttatgttgagatttgaaaaagttgtaatgatgagttgagatgggttgtgtttccaaacgaaACCCAAACTTTTTTATAGAGAATGTGTAACATCTTACCATCCAGCAAAGGTGTCAATTTCATGCTATTTTTCATCATGAGACTTGCTAGCAGTGATAGCTGGACGTGCCTCTAGTcaagattcatatttttttattttttttattcatattttttaaatatttttaaacattctaaaaaatagaaaaaaaatactaatacactaatagttactttcttaataagcaaataaaaaaaatataaaaaaaaaattaaatacatgagcggtcaaaatgagaggACAAAATGAGACAGCatagtaatattattctttCATCAATGTGTTTTTAAAAGAGAATTATTAATAtatccttatatatataaggaaaatgatcattttttttttttttgatggaaaaaatgatcatgttttaatataaagaaaatgatctgatctttttgtttaaaaatggacaaatttaaaaccaaaagtatttatttttaataaagaacttcgtttctttttaaatgaaatacGCAGTGCTTGGACCTTTTATCTAGTAGTATTACaagtttattttaaagtatCCATTTTCACAAGGATTACTTGGCAAACTGCATGCAAGCAACTTCGATCAGTTACAAGTTCCGATTTAAAAGTGCTACAGTTTTGATTTATATCTTATAGTTTGATGAAATTACGGGATCTACAGGATAAAATGCGAGATAAAAACTCGTAAAGAAGCTATCTTTGAGGCGTTCATAGTTTATACAGAGTTTCAATTTATATACGGCAAACCTGTACTTAAAGGTCTTCAAACTATTCACTTTacagcttttcttttttatccttttcCTATGTGTTAACTTTTTCTGATGAGAAAAAAGTATATGCGGATGAAACGAAGCCAATGCGGTCTGCAACTTGTTTAATTTAGTAGCACATTGCCACATTCGGCTGATAAAGCACGGTTCTTTTCAAGAAAATGCGTATAATGAATGACAACCCAGGCAGTCAAGAAGTCTAAGGCCCTTTGGTATGTGGAGATCTGGAAATGCTGTTCAGAATGAGGGGATTTGCTGAACTCGATTGCGCATATGAGATGCGGATCGAACAGACCAGTCTTGTTATGGTTGTGTCGTTGCTATGCGTTCTCGGCTGGCTTCCACTCCTCAATGCGCAGCTCCCGGGGATCTCTGCACGCTCGCTAGATGCGATCCTTCAAGATTATGCTTTCAGGGCCATCGCCGTCCGTCCCAAAACAGGCGTTCCTTATGACGCCCGCCTTCCCAGCAATTTGTCAGGAATTGGCGTTTCGGCAATGAGGCTTCGAAGTGGTAGCTTGAGAACCAGAGGTGTTCATAGCTACAAGGAGTTTCAGATCCCCATTGGTGTTATGGAGCAGCCTTATGTGGAGAGGCTTGTTTTGGTATATCAAAACTTGGGCAACTGGTCTTCTTCTTTTTACCCTTTACCTGGGTTTTCTTATTTGGCTCCTGTTCTGGGTCTACTGCCCTACAATGCTTCTGATCTATCTGCTTCAAATTTACCTGAATTGGATATAACTGCGTCCTCCCACGAGCCCATCTTGATAAAGTTCCTAAATTTGAGTTCAGCTCCCGATGGGCTGTCACCAAAGTGTGTATTTTTTGATTTACATGGTTCAGTGCAGTTTGACATGATGCTATCCGGAGATGCATGTTCAGCAACTCAGCAAGGACATTTCTCTGTAGTTGTCGAGACTCCTGCTCCATCTCCAGCTCCCTCTGGGGGGGAGGTTACGCCTCCCGCTACTGCCGCCGGAAAGAGCAACTCTACAGTGTGGATAGTTCTTGCATCTGTGGCTGGAGGGCTTGTGTTGTTGGCTATGTTGGGTTTATTATTTGAATGGCTGAGAAGGTGTATACAAGGGAAGAAGGTGCAGCAAATGGAATGGGCGGCGGATAGGGGTCAAACCTTGCAGACGAAAACCATTGGGAATACCAAGGCTCCATTCGCAATGGGAACTCGAACACGACCAGTGTTGGAGAACGAATATGTGCCTTAGGCTTTGTCACTTGCACAAGCATTTGTTTCTTCATTCATAATCAGTCTCTAGTCTTTTGATTCATTGaaattaaggaaagaaaaaaaaaaaaaattgaagctttcttttttctttgtctaTTGCTGGCTTTCCTTTGATCTGTTCTTGATTTCAATCAGTTTGCCTAATCACTTT encodes:
- the LOC121240046 gene encoding uncharacterized protein LOC121240046, whose product is MLFRMRGFAELDCAYEMRIEQTSLVMVVSLLCVLGWLPLLNAQLPGISARSLDAILQDYAFRAIAVRPKTGVPYDARLPSNLSGIGVSAMRLRSGSLRTRGVHSYKEFQIPIGVMEQPYVERLVLVYQNLGNWSSSFYPLPGFSYLAPVLGLLPYNASDLSASNLPELDITASSHEPILIKFLNLSSAPDGLSPKCVFFDLHGSVQFDMMLSGDACSATQQGHFSVVVETPAPSPAPSGGEVTPPATAAGKSNSTVWIVLASVAGGLVLLAMLGLLFEWLRRCIQGKKVQQMEWAADRGQTLQTKTIGNTKAPFAMGTRTRPVLENEYVP